The Pseudofrankia inefficax genome window below encodes:
- a CDS encoding phosphopantetheine-binding protein — MTMQDTLRPADPALDALDTRILGEVAEMLREVIGEEYVVDMEIAMDTSFNEDLELESIEFVTLADRMRVTYGDKVDFVGFLAEMDVDKVINMQVGEVVRFIADSLRAGVGA, encoded by the coding sequence ATGACCATGCAGGACACCCTCCGTCCGGCCGACCCGGCGCTGGATGCCCTCGACACGCGGATTCTCGGTGAGGTTGCCGAGATGCTGCGGGAGGTGATCGGCGAGGAGTACGTGGTGGACATGGAGATCGCCATGGACACCTCCTTCAACGAGGACCTTGAGCTGGAGAGCATCGAGTTCGTGACCCTCGCCGACCGGATGCGGGTCACGTACGGCGACAAGGTCGACTTCGTCGGCTTCCTCGCCGAGATGGACGTCGACAAGGTCATCAACATGCAGGTCGGTGAGGTCGTCCGGTTCATCGCCGACTCGCTGCGGGCTGGCGTCGGCGCGTGA
- a CDS encoding alpha/beta fold hydrolase — MAEIVANGVRLHVQRLAPTGGARPDAPVVVMLHGMVIDNLASFYFSLGNAMADAGCEVVCYDLRGHGKSERTPSGYGIATAMADLTAVLDELGIDRPVHLVGNSYGATLALTYGVEHPDRVASLTLIEPPFRIEGLGEEMARSLTQVLAAISDDEVEEWLQFSAGRAVGRIMRSAQALLRETTVAEDMLATKPFSPERLSALPAPVLAIYGGNSEIIEQGDGLARLVPDCTLVVLEHHTHMVLREAADYLRELLRWWVLRRDEQMPAYQLHEGKKFELADWVLSRTIPADLNAERRAARAEAQEGAERATVVPQPVPAGASTTSAAAGASRQEPRASAGSTQHEQ; from the coding sequence GTGGCTGAAATCGTCGCGAACGGCGTGCGGCTGCATGTCCAGCGGCTCGCGCCGACCGGTGGCGCGCGACCGGACGCGCCCGTCGTGGTCATGCTGCACGGCATGGTGATCGACAACCTGGCGAGCTTCTACTTCTCGCTCGGCAACGCGATGGCCGACGCCGGCTGCGAGGTCGTCTGTTATGACCTGCGCGGGCACGGCAAGAGCGAGCGCACTCCGAGCGGTTACGGCATCGCGACCGCGATGGCCGACCTGACGGCGGTGCTTGACGAACTGGGCATCGACCGGCCGGTCCACCTGGTCGGCAACAGCTACGGCGCCACGCTCGCGCTGACCTACGGCGTCGAGCACCCCGACCGGGTCGCGAGCCTCACGCTGATCGAGCCGCCGTTCCGGATCGAGGGCCTCGGCGAGGAGATGGCTCGCTCGCTGACCCAGGTACTGGCCGCCATCTCCGACGACGAGGTCGAGGAGTGGCTGCAGTTCAGCGCGGGGCGCGCGGTCGGGCGGATCATGCGCTCGGCGCAGGCGCTGCTGCGCGAGACCACGGTCGCCGAGGACATGCTGGCGACGAAGCCGTTCTCGCCGGAGCGGCTCAGTGCCCTCCCGGCGCCGGTGCTCGCCATCTACGGCGGAAACTCGGAGATCATCGAGCAGGGCGACGGCCTGGCCCGGCTCGTCCCCGACTGCACGTTGGTGGTGCTCGAACACCACACCCACATGGTCCTGCGCGAGGCCGCCGACTACCTGCGCGAGCTGCTGCGCTGGTGGGTGCTGCGCCGCGACGAGCAGATGCCGGCCTACCAGCTGCACGAGGGCAAGAAGTTCGAGCTGGCTGACTGGGTGCTCTCGCGGACCATCCCGGCGGACCTCAACGCCGAGCGCCGGGCGGCGCGCGCCGAGGCCCAGGAGGGCGCGGAGCGGGCCACGGTCGTCCCGCAACCCGTCCCGGCCGGCGCGAGCACAACCTCGGCGGCGGCCGGCGCGTCACGACAGGAACCCCGGGCTTCAGCCGGGTCGACGCAGCACGAACAATAG
- a CDS encoding glycosyltransferase codes for MARILFVVPPLAGHVYPAVGVAGELAERGHEVAVAGHASVVRSLVPGPLRLVELPEDLTAEARAEVEEKSRRQRGTSSFKFLWEDFLLPLGAAMARDLEPIVEKWRPDVVVVDQQAVGGALLARRQGLRWVTLATTSAEFDNPYGIIAAVGQWVVDQLREFQVAAGVPAEEAARGDLRFSDQLTLVCSVTGLLRTPDAVAALPPHTEFIGSAAGLRQPPTDFPWTWLDPKRAQVLVSLGTVTREAGGRFLRVATEALAGMADRAQTIVVAPPGIVDDLAAAAPADVLVRASVPQLELMGRLAAVVCHAGNNTVCEALSQGVPLVVAPVRDDQPVISEQVTRAGAGVRVRFGRVNAAGVAAAVGSVLDDPEIRASADRLRAEFAAAGGVTAAAAHIEKLLG; via the coding sequence GTGGCTCGCATCCTGTTCGTCGTCCCGCCGTTGGCCGGGCACGTGTACCCGGCCGTCGGAGTCGCCGGCGAGCTCGCGGAACGTGGCCACGAGGTCGCGGTCGCCGGTCACGCGAGCGTCGTGCGGTCGCTGGTGCCCGGACCGCTGCGGCTGGTCGAGCTGCCCGAGGACCTCACCGCCGAGGCCAGGGCCGAGGTCGAGGAGAAGTCGCGGCGGCAGCGCGGCACGAGCTCGTTCAAGTTCCTGTGGGAGGACTTCCTGCTCCCGCTGGGCGCCGCGATGGCCCGGGACCTCGAGCCGATCGTCGAGAAGTGGCGCCCCGACGTCGTCGTCGTGGACCAGCAGGCGGTCGGCGGCGCCCTGCTCGCGCGCCGCCAGGGCCTGCGGTGGGTGACGCTCGCGACCACCTCGGCCGAGTTCGACAACCCGTACGGGATCATCGCCGCGGTCGGCCAGTGGGTCGTCGACCAGCTGCGCGAGTTCCAGGTGGCCGCCGGCGTCCCCGCCGAGGAGGCCGCCCGCGGTGACCTCCGGTTCTCCGACCAGCTCACCCTGGTCTGCTCGGTCACCGGGCTGCTGCGCACTCCGGACGCGGTCGCGGCGTTGCCGCCGCACACGGAGTTCATCGGCTCGGCCGCCGGGCTGCGCCAGCCGCCGACCGACTTCCCGTGGACCTGGCTGGATCCGAAGCGCGCCCAGGTGCTCGTCTCGCTCGGCACCGTGACCCGGGAGGCCGGCGGCCGGTTCCTGCGGGTCGCGACCGAGGCGCTCGCCGGGATGGCGGACCGGGCGCAGACCATCGTCGTCGCGCCGCCCGGCATCGTCGACGACCTGGCCGCCGCCGCGCCCGCCGACGTGCTCGTGCGCGCCAGCGTGCCGCAGCTGGAGCTGATGGGCCGGCTCGCGGCCGTCGTCTGCCATGCCGGCAACAACACTGTCTGCGAGGCGCTGTCACAGGGGGTGCCGCTGGTGGTCGCTCCGGTCCGCGACGACCAGCCGGTGATCTCCGAGCAGGTCACCCGGGCCGGCGCGGGCGTGCGGGTCCGGTTCGGCCGGGTGAACGCGGCCGGCGTCGCCGCGGCGGTCGGGTCTGTTCTCGACGACCCGGAGATCCGGGCGTCCGCCGACCGGCTACGCGCCGAGTTCGCGGCGGCCGGCGGGGTGACCGCCGCCGCGGCGCACATCGAGAAGCTGCTGGGCTGA
- a CDS encoding class I SAM-dependent methyltransferase, with amino-acid sequence MVTLLSWTPIFVVLGLLVNGVRLRGRLRRLDTLPASGRPTDPDHLFICAAGVQLTEAAKRSASYHASRERLDVLDLIPADLTIERALDVARMVDTRTYRADRLAPGRGAFQALLVRAEVAHRAGVEVRDDYTPVELVEVTEKLKRHAPASTDLAVLPGLRAARDDGATRVRVQRRCWSVLRPMNTILPTLRDVATVVGVHLNRPWGLAATALFWCQPFFVCAGRVPVAPRDLIRSPIVRITAGVEYSISTVRAWRRQQRAASEAKAAGLPADPVKAKTKAEAADRRARYQRAFSEGPEMFFARPWPDCPWCASTELRIRLVSPDLELRKPGRFQIDECLVCGHLFQNPRLTPAGRVLYERDRQDGMNAAKAEVAVVARAAQLRARAEVVRPFLRPRAWLDVGAGVGSFCNAARSVWPRTVFDGVGPAESIGEARRRGWVDRAYPASFADIAEAITGHYDVISMFGYLERSRDPSEDLDALAKALGPGGLLVAELPNPAGLGARRLGRYWPGWGVPGVRQLIPVDNLVAALEDRGMRTVMVQFGAAHQPGDLVAAVGLMIQAVAPSPTLPWLPGSPSSPLRWIARGTALTASIVPGVLAGTAGAALVSYTRQGDRSNTYRVVARMEG; translated from the coding sequence GTGGTGACCTTACTTTCCTGGACGCCGATCTTTGTCGTCCTGGGGCTGCTGGTCAACGGGGTACGGCTGCGCGGACGGCTGCGCCGGCTGGACACGCTGCCCGCCTCGGGCCGGCCGACCGATCCGGACCACCTGTTCATCTGCGCCGCCGGCGTCCAGCTGACCGAGGCCGCGAAACGGTCGGCCAGCTACCATGCCAGCCGCGAGCGGCTCGACGTCCTCGACCTGATCCCGGCCGACCTGACGATCGAGCGGGCGCTGGACGTCGCGCGCATGGTCGACACCCGCACCTACCGGGCCGACCGCCTCGCCCCGGGCCGGGGAGCGTTCCAGGCGCTGCTGGTGCGTGCCGAGGTCGCGCACCGGGCCGGCGTCGAGGTGCGCGACGACTACACCCCGGTCGAGCTGGTCGAGGTCACCGAGAAGCTGAAGCGGCACGCCCCGGCCAGCACCGACCTGGCGGTGCTGCCCGGGCTGCGCGCCGCCCGCGACGACGGCGCGACCCGGGTGCGGGTGCAACGGCGGTGCTGGTCGGTCTTACGCCCGATGAACACAATCCTCCCGACGCTGCGGGACGTCGCGACGGTCGTCGGGGTCCACCTGAACCGGCCCTGGGGGCTCGCGGCGACCGCGCTGTTCTGGTGCCAGCCGTTCTTCGTCTGTGCTGGCAGGGTGCCCGTCGCCCCCCGCGATCTGATCCGCAGCCCGATCGTGCGGATCACGGCCGGCGTGGAGTACTCGATCAGCACGGTCCGGGCCTGGCGGCGCCAGCAGCGCGCGGCCTCCGAGGCGAAGGCGGCCGGACTGCCGGCCGACCCGGTCAAGGCGAAGACCAAGGCCGAGGCGGCGGACCGGCGCGCGCGCTACCAGCGGGCCTTCTCCGAAGGCCCGGAGATGTTCTTCGCCCGTCCCTGGCCGGACTGCCCCTGGTGCGCGTCGACCGAGCTGCGAATCCGGCTCGTCTCGCCCGACCTGGAGCTGCGCAAGCCGGGCCGCTTTCAGATCGACGAGTGCCTCGTCTGCGGCCACCTGTTCCAGAACCCGCGGCTGACCCCGGCCGGCCGGGTGCTCTACGAACGCGACCGCCAGGACGGGATGAACGCGGCGAAGGCCGAGGTCGCCGTCGTCGCCCGCGCCGCGCAGCTGCGGGCCAGGGCCGAGGTGGTCCGGCCGTTTCTGCGGCCGCGGGCCTGGCTGGACGTCGGCGCCGGCGTCGGGTCGTTCTGCAACGCGGCCCGTTCGGTCTGGCCACGCACCGTGTTCGACGGGGTCGGGCCGGCCGAGTCCATCGGCGAGGCGCGGCGGCGCGGCTGGGTGGACCGGGCCTATCCGGCGAGCTTCGCCGACATCGCCGAGGCGATCACGGGCCACTACGACGTGATCAGCATGTTCGGCTACCTGGAGCGCAGCCGCGACCCGTCCGAGGACCTCGACGCGCTGGCGAAGGCGCTCGGCCCCGGCGGACTGCTGGTCGCCGAGCTGCCGAACCCGGCCGGCCTGGGCGCGCGGCGGCTGGGCCGGTACTGGCCGGGCTGGGGGGTCCCCGGGGTGCGGCAGCTGATCCCGGTCGACAACCTGGTCGCCGCGCTGGAGGACCGGGGGATGCGGACCGTCATGGTCCAGTTCGGCGCGGCCCACCAGCCGGGCGACCTGGTCGCCGCCGTGGGCCTGATGATCCAGGCGGTCGCGCCGAGCCCGACGCTGCCCTGGCTTCCGGGCTCACCGTCGTCGCCGCTGCGGTGGATCGCCCGTGGGACGGCGCTGACGGCGTCGATCGTGCCGGGAGTGCTGGCCGGTACCGCCGGTGCCGCGCTCGTCTCGTATACGCGCCAAGGGGATCGCTCCAACACATATCGTGTGGTGGCGCGGATGGAGGGGTGA
- a CDS encoding type IV toxin-antitoxin system AbiEi family antitoxin domain-containing protein, with the protein MRSQPASRGSVSRSGATLVADLLLPGRPGPDGFRPDDAGPPVPAPRDGDRPVASVDVDQQPAWLAPQRDGVLTMKEAVAAGFSRAEIRRRVDSGRWQLYSGDVLVTQAGPLTLIQRLWCALVSIGPDALLGGASAAALGGLRGCAEPWLTVILASGRRVTPRPGVKLRATARLADEDLHQDGWPPRTTLPRSLVDMAEWAASHDEARTLLALAVASGIVESDEVRAALARRGPIARRQVIGDVLDDLDGGAPWVPDLLYRRLEARHGLPPALRGRPDPRAPGRLDLLYEAWQVRVEIGAVAAPGIRTAAEVPPPGTGPVGVLGPGGLAAAGPWPSVPGARGIVRRANRLVLRVPRHLLLEEPDRVGTAVATTLRQRGWPGAPRVGRRPAASGALPLGNVFGPALDQALGPAVGATLCLDVD; encoded by the coding sequence ATGAGATCGCAGCCCGCCTCGCGTGGTTCCGTGTCCCGGTCCGGCGCGACCCTCGTCGCCGACCTCCTCTTGCCCGGCCGGCCCGGGCCCGACGGGTTCAGGCCCGACGACGCCGGTCCGCCGGTGCCCGCGCCGCGCGACGGTGACCGTCCGGTGGCCTCCGTCGACGTCGACCAGCAGCCCGCGTGGCTTGCCCCCCAGCGCGACGGCGTGCTGACCATGAAGGAGGCGGTCGCCGCGGGCTTCTCCCGGGCCGAGATCCGCCGGCGGGTCGACAGCGGCCGGTGGCAGCTCTACTCCGGCGACGTCCTGGTCACCCAGGCCGGCCCGCTGACGCTGATCCAGCGACTGTGGTGCGCCCTGGTGTCGATTGGCCCGGACGCGCTGCTCGGCGGTGCCTCGGCCGCGGCGCTTGGCGGCCTGCGCGGCTGCGCGGAGCCCTGGCTGACGGTGATCCTCGCGTCCGGCCGGCGGGTCACGCCCCGCCCCGGGGTGAAGCTGCGCGCGACCGCCCGCCTCGCCGACGAGGATCTGCACCAGGACGGCTGGCCACCGCGCACCACGCTGCCGCGCTCGCTCGTCGACATGGCCGAATGGGCGGCCAGCCACGACGAGGCCCGCACCCTGCTCGCGCTCGCCGTGGCCAGCGGGATCGTCGAGTCCGACGAGGTCCGCGCGGCGCTGGCCCGGCGTGGCCCGATCGCGCGCCGGCAGGTCATCGGCGACGTCCTCGACGACCTCGACGGCGGCGCTCCCTGGGTCCCCGACCTGCTGTACCGCCGGCTGGAGGCGCGCCACGGCCTGCCCCCTGCCCTGCGCGGCCGACCCGATCCCCGCGCGCCAGGACGCCTCGACCTGTTGTACGAGGCCTGGCAGGTCCGGGTGGAGATCGGCGCGGTGGCCGCTCCAGGCATCCGCACCGCTGCTGAGGTCCCGCCGCCAGGGACTGGGCCTGTCGGCGTCCTCGGTCCCGGCGGACTGGCCGCCGCCGGCCCCTGGCCGTCCGTCCCGGGCGCCCGGGGGATCGTCCGGCGCGCCAACCGGCTCGTGCTCCGGGTGCCCCGACACCTGCTCCTGGAGGAACCGGACCGCGTCGGCACCGCCGTCGCGACCACCCTGCGCCAACGCGGCTGGCCCGGTGCCCCGCGCGTCGGCCGCCGCCCCGCTGCCTCCGGCGCCCTCCCACTGGGCAACGTCTTCGGCCCTGCCCTGGACCAGGCCCTCGGCCCCGCCGTCGGCGCGACGCTCTGCCTCGACGTCGACTGA
- a CDS encoding ABC transporter substrate-binding protein, giving the protein MIFRRRRARAGNAAFAAVLAWLPIAIAACGTSSSTSNRAAACPTPAPGVTATSIKVGFIYPDSGPAEIVSVFGAARGGVEARIDQQNAQGGVNGRKLDLVWGDDRSDPATFSLVAGDMVHAQQAFGLISSSIVLDKSADWLAKENVPITGFATSAIWSDYPNLFHTGNRFNSGGSSVLGDFVKARGGTKALVLVDPNVASSQGLVAQSAASLQSRGIQVLGQVAYTQGAGSAARVAEQVKKSGADTLVGAAQSDAFIDIYAQAKALGANIIVAVDTSSASPALLARRGSDMPGMTFPSTTAAQGSPAMIAYQHAMSTYAPEVTDQGDQIAIGGYTIADEMIEGLRRAGPCPTREAFIRNLREMTNFTAGGLMAPVDLSQPKLPTLCESFLNVDRSGRSLVLVQPPAALDHDGYWCGVSLQ; this is encoded by the coding sequence ATGATTTTTCGGCGTAGGCGTGCGCGGGCCGGGAACGCGGCGTTCGCGGCCGTGCTGGCCTGGTTACCCATCGCGATCGCGGCCTGTGGGACGTCGAGCTCGACCTCCAACCGAGCGGCCGCCTGTCCGACACCGGCGCCGGGCGTGACCGCTACCTCGATCAAGGTCGGGTTCATCTATCCTGACAGCGGTCCCGCCGAGATTGTCTCCGTCTTCGGGGCGGCCCGCGGCGGTGTCGAGGCCCGCATCGACCAGCAGAACGCACAGGGTGGCGTCAACGGCCGCAAGCTCGATCTCGTGTGGGGCGACGACCGGTCTGACCCGGCGACCTTCTCGCTGGTGGCGGGCGACATGGTCCATGCTCAGCAGGCCTTCGGCCTCATCAGTTCGTCGATTGTGCTGGACAAGTCGGCCGACTGGCTCGCGAAGGAAAACGTTCCGATCACCGGCTTCGCCACGAGCGCCATCTGGAGCGACTACCCCAACCTTTTCCATACCGGTAACCGCTTCAACTCCGGCGGCTCCTCCGTGTTGGGTGACTTCGTCAAGGCGCGGGGCGGGACGAAGGCACTGGTCCTCGTCGACCCGAACGTCGCGAGCTCCCAGGGCCTCGTCGCCCAGTCCGCCGCCAGTCTGCAAAGCCGCGGAATCCAGGTCCTCGGCCAGGTGGCCTACACCCAGGGGGCCGGCAGCGCCGCTCGCGTCGCCGAACAGGTAAAGAAATCCGGCGCGGACACCCTCGTCGGCGCTGCCCAGTCCGATGCCTTCATCGACATCTATGCGCAGGCCAAGGCGCTCGGAGCGAACATCATCGTCGCGGTGGACACCAGCTCCGCCAGCCCCGCCCTGCTTGCGCGCCGCGGCAGCGACATGCCCGGAATGACATTTCCATCCACGACCGCCGCGCAGGGCAGCCCGGCGATGATCGCCTACCAGCACGCGATGAGCACCTACGCTCCGGAGGTGACGGATCAGGGCGACCAGATCGCGATCGGCGGTTACACCATCGCCGACGAGATGATCGAGGGCCTGCGGCGTGCCGGTCCCTGCCCAACTCGCGAGGCTTTCATCCGGAACCTCCGCGAGATGACCAACTTCACGGCTGGCGGCCTGATGGCGCCTGTCGATCTGTCCCAGCCGAAGCTGCCGACGCTCTGCGAGAGCTTCCTCAACGTCGACCGGTCGGGCCGGAGTCTCGTCCTGGTACAGCCACCCGCCGCGCTTGACCACGACGGCTACTGGTGTGGCGTGTCACTCCAGTAA
- the gnd gene encoding phosphogluconate dehydrogenase (NAD(+)-dependent, decarboxylating), giving the protein MQLGMIGLGRMGANLVRRLQRAGHECVVYDVNKDAVAALAAEGATGTTTLEEFAAALSTPRAAWVMVPAGLTGDTVFKLADLFEPGDIIIDGGNSYYRDDVDRAKALHAKGLHYVDVGTSGGVFGLERGFCLMIGGEPEVVSHLEPLFATIAPGIGTAERTPGRSGEPTPAEQGYLHCGPPGAGHFVKMVHNGIEYGMMAAFAEGLGVLNKANIGKALAGEHDAETSPLTHPEYYQYDLDLPAITEVWRRGSVVASWLLDLTAAALVEDPELAQFGGRVSDSGEGRWTVLAAVEEGVPAHVLTASLYERFSSRGEALYSDKILSAMRKQFGGHSEKPAS; this is encoded by the coding sequence ATGCAGCTGGGGATGATCGGCCTGGGCCGGATGGGCGCCAACCTGGTGCGCCGGCTGCAGCGGGCCGGGCACGAGTGCGTCGTCTACGACGTCAACAAGGACGCCGTCGCCGCGCTCGCGGCCGAGGGCGCCACCGGCACCACCACGCTGGAGGAGTTCGCCGCGGCGCTGAGCACCCCGCGGGCGGCCTGGGTGATGGTCCCGGCCGGGCTGACCGGCGACACCGTCTTCAAGCTGGCCGACCTGTTCGAGCCAGGCGACATCATCATCGACGGCGGCAACTCCTACTACCGCGACGACGTCGACCGGGCCAAGGCGCTGCACGCCAAGGGCCTGCACTACGTCGACGTCGGCACGTCGGGCGGCGTCTTCGGCCTGGAGCGCGGCTTCTGCCTGATGATCGGCGGCGAGCCGGAGGTCGTCTCGCACCTCGAGCCGCTGTTCGCGACCATCGCCCCCGGTATCGGCACCGCGGAGCGCACTCCCGGCCGCTCCGGCGAGCCGACCCCGGCCGAACAGGGCTACCTGCACTGCGGCCCGCCCGGCGCCGGCCACTTCGTCAAGATGGTTCACAACGGCATCGAGTACGGCATGATGGCCGCGTTCGCCGAGGGCCTGGGCGTGCTGAACAAGGCCAACATCGGCAAGGCGCTGGCCGGCGAGCACGACGCCGAGACCAGCCCGCTCACCCACCCCGAGTACTACCAGTACGACCTCGACCTGCCGGCGATCACCGAGGTCTGGCGGCGCGGCAGCGTCGTCGCGTCCTGGCTGCTGGACCTGACCGCCGCCGCCCTGGTCGAGGACCCGGAGCTGGCCCAGTTCGGCGGCCGCGTCTCCGACTCCGGCGAGGGCCGCTGGACCGTGCTGGCCGCCGTCGAGGAAGGCGTCCCCGCCCACGTCCTCACGGCCTCCCTCTACGAACGCTTCAGCTCCCGCGGCGAGGCCCTCTACTCCGACAAGATCCTCTCGGCCATGCGCAAGCAGTTCGGCGGCCACAGCGAGAAGCCAGCCAGCTGA
- a CDS encoding dihydroxyacetone kinase subunit DhaK: MTAQDSIPAQPSVEAPRRQFVNDPDAIVEEALEGLEAAYPRLIRWNRDPSFVARATPAPAGQVAVLSGGGSGHEPLHVGMVGAGMLDAAVPGAVFASPTAGQILAATQAVSGGAGVVHVVKNYTGDVLNFEIAAEVAADDGIEVRQVLVDDDLATTSATGDGPGRRGTAATVVVEKIVGAAAAAGADLARVAALGQRVAATSRSMAVALAAGAHPGDPRPSFDLPRDEVEFGVGIHGERGVGRRAFASADELADLLVRPLVADLAIGRGDRVIAITNGLGSTTNLELAVIHRRVATILAAAGITIERALVGPYVTSLDMAGCSVTLTRADDELVALWDAPVRTIALSW; encoded by the coding sequence ATGACCGCGCAGGACTCGATCCCGGCCCAGCCCAGCGTCGAGGCACCGCGGCGGCAGTTCGTCAACGATCCCGACGCCATCGTCGAGGAGGCGCTGGAAGGCCTTGAAGCGGCCTATCCACGCCTGATCCGGTGGAACCGCGATCCCAGCTTCGTCGCCAGGGCCACGCCGGCGCCCGCCGGGCAGGTGGCCGTCCTCTCGGGCGGCGGGTCCGGGCACGAGCCGCTGCACGTCGGGATGGTCGGCGCGGGGATGCTCGACGCCGCCGTCCCGGGCGCGGTGTTCGCGAGCCCGACGGCGGGGCAGATCCTGGCCGCCACCCAGGCGGTGTCGGGCGGGGCCGGGGTGGTGCACGTCGTGAAGAACTACACCGGCGACGTGCTGAACTTCGAGATCGCCGCCGAGGTCGCCGCCGACGACGGGATCGAGGTGCGCCAGGTCCTGGTCGACGACGACCTCGCGACGACATCCGCCACCGGCGACGGGCCGGGCCGGCGCGGAACCGCCGCGACCGTCGTCGTCGAGAAGATCGTCGGCGCGGCGGCCGCCGCCGGGGCCGACCTGGCCCGGGTCGCCGCGCTCGGGCAGCGGGTCGCCGCGACGTCACGGTCGATGGCCGTCGCGCTCGCGGCCGGCGCCCATCCGGGTGACCCGCGGCCGTCGTTCGACCTGCCGCGCGACGAGGTCGAGTTCGGCGTCGGGATCCACGGGGAGCGGGGGGTCGGCCGGAGGGCCTTCGCCTCGGCCGACGAGCTGGCCGACCTGCTGGTCCGGCCGCTGGTAGCCGATCTCGCGATCGGGCGCGGCGACCGCGTCATCGCGATCACCAACGGCCTGGGATCGACGACCAACCTGGAGCTCGCGGTCATCCATCGGCGGGTCGCGACGATCCTCGCGGCGGCCGGCATCACGATCGAACGGGCGCTCGTCGGCCCGTACGTCACGTCGCTGGACATGGCCGGCTGTTCGGTGACGTTGACGAGAGCCGACGACGAGCTGGTCGCGCTGTGGGACGCCCCGGTCCGCACGATCGCGCTGAGCTGGTGA
- the dhaL gene encoding dihydroxyacetone kinase subunit DhaL, protein MDGTAVDANESPDQHATGEAGEGTVVGERPRAGERPGAGHPRADDQPGGLDVVGAWAWVEAFHRRFSADAAELGELDRRAGDGDFGNNILAALRRVRARLEQTQPTTPGAVFLGVSHGFLNTGGTSGPLFGLWFRGIGRATDGPVLTLAQLAAGVDAGTATVQRLGKARPGDKTMVDAMVPAVGALAAAVADGLDLADGVALAAEAARGGALATEALRARRGRASYVGDVARGVLDPGALTVALFFDSCHG, encoded by the coding sequence GTGGACGGAACAGCGGTGGACGCGAACGAAAGCCCAGACCAGCACGCGACGGGCGAGGCCGGCGAAGGCACGGTGGTCGGCGAACGTCCAAGGGCCGGCGAACGTCCAGGGGCCGGACACCCGCGGGCCGACGACCAGCCCGGCGGCCTGGACGTGGTGGGCGCGTGGGCATGGGTGGAGGCGTTTCACCGGCGGTTCTCGGCCGACGCCGCCGAGCTCGGCGAGCTCGACCGGCGCGCCGGTGACGGGGACTTCGGGAACAACATCCTGGCCGCGCTGCGGCGGGTCCGGGCGCGGCTTGAACAGACGCAGCCGACGACCCCCGGCGCGGTGTTCCTCGGCGTCTCGCACGGGTTCCTGAACACCGGCGGCACGTCCGGCCCGCTGTTCGGCCTGTGGTTTCGAGGCATCGGCCGGGCCACGGACGGCCCGGTGCTGACGCTCGCCCAGTTGGCCGCCGGCGTCGACGCCGGCACCGCGACGGTCCAGCGCCTCGGCAAGGCGCGTCCCGGCGACAAGACCATGGTCGACGCGATGGTTCCGGCCGTGGGCGCGCTCGCCGCCGCCGTCGCGGACGGGCTTGATCTTGCCGATGGCGTCGCGCTGGCCGCCGAGGCCGCCCGGGGCGGCGCGCTGGCCACCGAGGCGCTGCGCGCCCGTCGTGGCCGGGCCTCCTACGTCGGAGATGTCGCCCGTGGCGTGCTCGACCCGGGCGCCCTCACCGTGGCGCTGTTCTTCGACTCCTGTCACGGCTAG